A DNA window from Theobroma cacao cultivar B97-61/B2 chromosome 5, Criollo_cocoa_genome_V2, whole genome shotgun sequence contains the following coding sequences:
- the LOC18597840 gene encoding kinesin-related protein 4, translating to MSWIRTAVNRAVEVGGNNNLTRTVRSYADSVVQHAGSAVAGGAKMIQYRIAARNMQNFRLTVKRLEEVSVSCRGVERVQLLRRWLVALKEIERLSNDQNNKDITDDKNTKNNNNSDTTKSNDNDENADDQFSFEEFKDSPKKSILVYYFDPQIGEPMNFREVFLYSQALEGMTLSMILEAPNEEEVSLFLEIFRICLAEGKEVHEAVMSSIKNLAMAFSNYQEEVLVKREELLQYAQAAIAGLKISADLARIDAEACSLKKKLGEMKAFQNPSNEGHEESSEKQTAAMIEFLKEALGQVRLYSRLEALLLQKKSLSNGDSPKLHAEKVDKLKVLSESLVNSTSKAEKRIVEHRFQKEEALSFRVAKANEVSQHEKELEEGIQELEKQKDELEAELKKVNASLTAARAHLRNSKEEREHFDEASNQILLLLKSREEEISKSLASCRVEADVVNAWINFLEDTWDLQTTYNEQKEKQVNGELERYGEYFVNLVIHLLSAYKEQLEPSISRIRQLVENLSSSDRSGRAAKDESQKGLNQRKNVEEEYLNLESKISNTLSVVDSMKTQFYSPNEGIQRKNNQRVKELFDNLESIKGEFESIERPTFEVETPSQKSQSPSSAKSQRSPWSRLRSSSRRAEQKKLKFEFENDDGESSEYETEEIVEWEYDAFEKDLKPSN from the exons ATGTCATGGATAAGAACGGCGGTGAACAGAGCGGTGGAAGTAGGCGGCAACAACAACCTGACACGCACCGTAAGGAGCTACGCCGATTCCGTTGTGCAACATGCTGGGTCCGCCGTTGCGGGAGGTGCCAAGATGATCCAGTACCGCATT GCGGCGAGGAATATGCAGAACTTTCGGCTAACCGTGAAGAGACTCGAAGAAGTTTCGGTGTCATGTAGAGGAGTTGAAAGAGTTCAGCTTTTAAGAAGATGGCTCGTCGCCCTTAAAGAAATCGAGAGATTATCTAATgaccaaaacaataaagatATTACTGACgataaaaatactaaaaacaATAACAACAGCGACACTACAAAGAGTAATGATAATGACGAAAACGCTGATGATCAGTTTTCTTTCGAGGAGTTCAAGGATTCTCCTAAAAAGTCAATTTTG GTCTATTACTTTGATCCTCAAATCGGCGAACCAATGAATTTTCGAGAGGTTTTTCTTTACAGTCAAGCTCTTGAAGGCATGACGTTGTCTATG ATTCTTGAAGCACCAAATGAGGAAGAGGTTTCACTATTTTTGGAGATATTTAG GATCTGCCTTGCAGAAGGAAAGGAAGTTCATGAGGCAGTAATGAGCAGCATAAAGAATTTAGCAATGGCATTCTCAAACTATCAGGAGGAAGTGCTG GTAAAACGAGAAGAATTACTCCAATATGCTCAAGCTGCAATTGCAGGGCTCAAGATTAGTGCTGATCTTGCAAG AATAGATGCTGAGGCCTGCAGTCTGAAGAAAAAACTTGGAGAAATGAAGGCATTCCAGAACCCTTCAAATGAAGGTCATGAAGAATCATCTGAAAAGCAAACTGCTGCAATGATAGAG TTTCTTAAAGAAGCTCTTGGACAAGTGAGGCTATATTCCAGATTGGAGGCACTCTTATTACAGAAAAAATCTTTAAGCAACGGGGATTCTCCAAAACTTCATGCTGAAAAG GTCGAcaaattaaaagttttatcAGAATCTCTCGTTAACTCAACCTCAAAGGCTGAAAAGCGCATTGTAGAGCACAG GTTTCAGAAAGAAGAAGCTCTCAGCTTTCGTGTTGCTAAAGCCAATGAAGTCAGCCAACATGAGAAG GAACTAGAAGAAGGGATTCAGGAGCTTGAGAAGCAAAAAGATGAACTTGAAGCTGAATTAAAGAAG GTCAATGCATCACTTACTGCTGCTCGAGCACACCTTCGCAACTCCAAGGAAGAGCGAGAGCATTTTGATGAAGCCAGTAATCAGATTCTGTTACTCCTGAAATCAAGG GAAGAGGAAATTTCAAAATCGCTTGCTTCATGTAGAGTAGAAGCAGATGTCGTTAATGCATGGATTAACTTTCTGGAAGATACATGGGATCTCCAAACCACCTACAATGAACAAAAGGAGAAGCAGGTCAA TGGTGAACTAGAGAGATATGGAGAATATTTTGTGAATCTGGTCATTCACCTTCTATCTGCTTACAAG GAACAACTGGAGCCTTCCATCTCACGTATTAGACAACTGGTAGAGAACTTGAGCTCAAGTGACAG GTCAGGAAGAGCAGCTAAGGATGAATCTCAAAAAGGTCTTaaccaaagaaaaaatgttgaagaagaataTCTGAACCTTGAATCCAAG ATTTCAAATACCTTAAGTGTAGTGGATTCAATGAAAACACAGTTTTATTCTCCAAATGAAGGCATCCAGAG GAAAAACAATCAAAGGGTCAAAGAGCTATTTGATAATCTTGAAAGCATTAAGGGAGAATTTGAATCCATTGAGAGACCAACTTTTGAAGTTGAAACTCCAAGTCAAAAATCACAGTCACCATCCAGTGCAAAGTCACAGAGAAGTCCATGGTCGCGATTAAGGTCTTCCTCAAGGAGGGCAGAACAGAAGAAACTGAAATTTGAATTCGAAAATGACGACGGAGAAAGTTCAGAGTACGAGACAGAGGAGATTGTTGAGTGGGAGTATGATGCATTTGAAAAGGATCTAAAACCCAGCAACTAA